One Polynucleobacter sp. MG-5-Ahmo-C2 genomic window carries:
- the hflK gene encoding FtsH protease activity modulator HflK gives MMRKFLDLFSVNDPGWGNSHSGGPKDVKDGQGGDQAPKVEPDTNKPTDTQPVNSPAKPDGPPDLDELWRDFNDRIAGIFGGKKKPGAASSKPANKPSSTDIPPPSQRGGSGGGSGNGAPNFNFTNPFGSRASVLIAAGAVFFIWICSGFFIIQEGQAGVILTFGKYDYTAKPGINWRMPWPIQSDETVNLSGVRSVEVGRPVLIKATNQKDSSMLTEDENIIDVRFAVQYRLKDPTDYLFNNRDPDATVVQAAETAVREIVARSKMDTVLYEGREKIGIDLANSIQKILDSYKSGIFVTSVTVQNVQPPEQVQAAFDDAVKAGQDQERLKSEGQAYANDIIPRAKGTAARLIQEAEGYKARVVATAEGDATRFKQILVEYSKAPQVTRDRMYIDSMREMYNNVTKILVDTTKSNSLLYLPLDKIVAQVSAESAQAASTQVNQTSASTPTGSVTVGGATGTNNPSLASGSGATNPAPAVNNANDRTLDKRDSFRSRDREAR, from the coding sequence ATGATGCGTAAATTTCTCGACCTCTTTTCGGTCAATGATCCAGGTTGGGGCAACAGCCACAGTGGTGGACCTAAAGATGTCAAAGATGGGCAGGGAGGTGACCAAGCTCCAAAAGTGGAGCCGGATACTAATAAGCCAACAGACACTCAGCCAGTCAATTCGCCTGCGAAGCCGGATGGCCCCCCAGATTTGGATGAACTCTGGCGCGACTTTAATGACAGAATTGCCGGCATCTTTGGCGGTAAGAAAAAGCCAGGAGCAGCAAGCAGTAAGCCAGCTAATAAACCTAGCAGTACCGATATTCCTCCACCTTCACAGCGTGGTGGCAGTGGAGGCGGAAGCGGCAATGGTGCACCAAACTTCAATTTCACTAATCCATTTGGATCTAGGGCCAGCGTGCTGATTGCCGCTGGAGCCGTATTCTTCATTTGGATTTGCAGTGGCTTTTTCATCATTCAAGAAGGCCAGGCTGGTGTCATTCTGACCTTTGGTAAGTACGATTACACCGCTAAGCCAGGCATTAACTGGCGCATGCCTTGGCCAATTCAGTCGGATGAAACAGTGAATCTTTCTGGTGTTCGCTCTGTAGAAGTGGGTCGCCCGGTGCTGATTAAGGCAACCAATCAAAAAGATTCCTCCATGCTTACCGAAGATGAAAACATCATCGACGTGCGCTTTGCTGTGCAATATCGCTTAAAGGATCCAACCGATTATTTATTTAACAATCGTGATCCAGACGCTACAGTAGTTCAGGCTGCTGAAACTGCTGTTCGCGAAATCGTAGCGCGTAGCAAGATGGATACCGTTCTCTACGAGGGACGTGAAAAGATTGGTATTGATTTGGCGAACTCGATTCAGAAGATCTTAGATAGCTACAAAAGTGGCATTTTCGTTACCAGTGTGACTGTGCAAAACGTGCAGCCGCCTGAGCAAGTACAAGCTGCATTTGACGATGCAGTGAAGGCTGGCCAAGACCAAGAGCGCTTAAAGAGTGAGGGCCAAGCCTATGCCAATGACATTATTCCGCGCGCTAAGGGTACCGCAGCTCGCTTGATTCAGGAGGCTGAAGGTTATAAGGCTAGAGTGGTGGCTACCGCAGAAGGTGATGCCACTCGCTTCAAGCAAATTTTGGTTGAATATTCCAAGGCGCCGCAGGTCACTCGTGATCGTATGTACATCGATAGCATGCGCGAGATGTATAACAATGTGACCAAGATCTTAGTAGATACAACCAAGAGTAATAGTCTCTTGTATTTACCGCTTGATAAGATTGTTGCTCAAGTGAGTGCTGAGAGTGCTCAGGCCGCTAGCACTCAAGTAAATCAAACGAGCGCTTCCACCCCAACGGGAAGTGTGACAGTGGGTGGCGCAACCGGAACGAATAATCCAAGTCTAGCTTCAGGTAGCGGTGCAACAAACCCAGCACCAGCTGTGAATAATGCGAACGATCGTACTCTTGATAAGCGTGATAGCTTTCGAAGTCGTGATCGGGAGGCTAGATAA
- the hflX gene encoding GTPase HflX, with translation MYKTGVDAARAVLVGVDTGREDFADSMAELSLLADSAGSIPTASVIARKGRTDPALFIGSGKANELKRVMEEQGAELAIFNHPLSPTQQRNLERHLERHVMDRTGLILDIFSQRAQSHIGKTQVELAQVRYRMSRLVRAWSHLERQRGGIGVRGGPGETQMELDRRMLATQAKRLENELEKLQRQQRTQRRARNRKSVFSVSLVGYTNAGKSTLFNALTKAGTYAADQLFATLDTTSRKVHLEGVGSIVVSDTVGFIRDLPHQLVEAFRATLDETIHADLILHVIDACSPVAREQKAEVEAVLEEIGANEIPRIEVMNKIDQMPQTFNRGAVLERDSQGLPSQVFLSAKTGLGLDLLRLALAECSQMTDRIRVEHNRAKKQLAPDEFLEPLPERPETSEFNPIPTRSYFSNDA, from the coding sequence GCGCCGTCCTCGTTGGTGTTGATACGGGGCGCGAAGATTTTGCAGACAGCATGGCCGAGCTCAGTCTCTTGGCTGATAGTGCTGGCTCTATACCCACAGCTAGTGTGATTGCCCGCAAGGGTAGAACAGATCCTGCTTTGTTTATTGGGTCTGGTAAAGCGAATGAGCTTAAGCGTGTGATGGAAGAGCAGGGCGCAGAGCTGGCTATCTTTAATCATCCACTTTCTCCAACGCAGCAGCGCAATTTAGAGCGTCATCTTGAGCGTCATGTGATGGATCGCACGGGCTTGATTCTGGATATCTTTAGTCAAAGAGCCCAAAGCCACATTGGTAAGACGCAAGTGGAGTTGGCGCAAGTACGCTATCGCATGTCTCGCTTGGTGCGAGCTTGGAGTCACTTGGAACGTCAGCGCGGCGGTATTGGTGTAAGGGGTGGTCCTGGTGAAACGCAGATGGAGTTGGACCGTCGGATGCTAGCAACGCAAGCGAAGCGTTTAGAAAACGAGCTTGAGAAGCTTCAGCGCCAACAACGAACCCAGAGAAGGGCACGCAATCGTAAGAGTGTGTTTTCAGTTTCTTTGGTTGGGTATACCAATGCTGGCAAGTCGACTTTATTTAATGCCCTAACCAAGGCAGGGACTTACGCCGCCGACCAACTTTTCGCCACTTTGGATACCACTTCCAGAAAGGTGCATTTAGAGGGTGTGGGCTCTATTGTGGTCTCTGATACCGTAGGATTTATCCGAGATTTGCCCCACCAGCTAGTTGAGGCCTTTAGGGCCACTTTGGATGAAACCATTCATGCAGACCTGATTTTGCATGTAATAGATGCCTGCAGCCCCGTTGCCAGAGAGCAAAAAGCCGAAGTAGAAGCGGTTTTGGAGGAAATTGGGGCAAATGAGATCCCTCGAATTGAGGTGATGAACAAAATTGACCAGATGCCCCAAACCTTTAACCGTGGGGCGGTTTTAGAGCGGGATAGCCAGGGTTTGCCGAGCCAGGTTTTCCTCTCCGCCAAGACAGGCTTGGGCCTTGATTTGCTCCGCCTAGCCTTGGCCGAATGCTCTCAAATGACTGATAGAATAAGGGTCGAGCACAACCGTGCCAAGAAGCAATTGGCCCCGGACGAGTTTTTAGAACCCTTACCCGAACGACCAGAAACTTCTGAATTTAATCCGATTCCTACCCGAAGCTATTTTTCTAATGATGCGTAA
- a CDS encoding MFS transporter translates to MSYGTIQVKRALNNITHSPETQKRECLFLFSLAGIQFTHILDFMIMMPLGPEFIRVLNINTHQFGLLLSSYTFAAAAAGIFATYYVDRFERRQLLLSLYVIFIIATLACGLAQNYETLFIARAFAGAFGGILGSLVQTIVADSIPFERRGKALGTVMAAFSVSTVAGVPLSLFLAHHISYLGWRAPFIFIGAISTLVFYVGYLHIPKIAGHLDHVHEGSRLSQILKIMIAPQHIKAFIFMGLIMMTGFSVIPYIAVYLTTNVGINNSYISLIYLCGGVATLMSSRLIGHLADRYGKVKVFRVLAIISLVPLLVTTNLPVTPLWIVLLNSTTFFILISGRMIPAMAMVSQVVESKIRGTFMSLIGSVQMLASGIASVVAGMVVTINADGMMQHYNLVGYGAAVCGLLTFWLVGYIHADAKKHLEKT, encoded by the coding sequence ATGTCATACGGCACCATTCAAGTAAAGCGCGCATTGAACAATATTACCCATAGTCCAGAAACCCAAAAACGAGAATGTTTGTTCTTGTTTTCTTTAGCGGGCATACAGTTCACCCACATTTTGGACTTCATGATCATGATGCCGCTTGGGCCAGAGTTCATTCGGGTCTTGAATATTAATACCCATCAGTTTGGGCTTTTACTTTCTTCCTATACCTTTGCTGCTGCCGCGGCAGGAATTTTTGCTACCTATTATGTGGACCGCTTTGAGCGTAGGCAGTTGCTCTTAAGTCTTTACGTAATTTTTATCATTGCTACTCTAGCTTGCGGCTTGGCGCAAAATTATGAAACCTTATTCATTGCACGAGCATTCGCAGGTGCCTTTGGGGGCATTCTTGGTTCTCTGGTGCAAACCATTGTGGCAGATTCAATTCCATTTGAGCGCCGAGGTAAAGCCTTGGGAACAGTCATGGCTGCATTCTCAGTGTCCACTGTAGCAGGCGTGCCCCTCAGCTTGTTTCTAGCGCATCACATCTCTTATTTAGGGTGGCGCGCACCATTTATCTTTATTGGCGCAATCTCAACCTTGGTTTTTTATGTAGGCTACTTGCATATCCCCAAGATTGCGGGGCACTTAGATCATGTGCATGAGGGTAGTCGACTGAGTCAAATTCTGAAGATTATGATTGCGCCTCAACATATCAAGGCCTTTATATTTATGGGACTCATTATGATGACGGGATTTTCCGTCATTCCATATATCGCCGTTTATCTCACTACAAATGTAGGAATTAATAATTCGTATATTTCTCTAATCTATTTGTGCGGTGGGGTGGCAACGCTTATGAGCTCGCGGTTGATTGGTCATTTAGCTGATCGATATGGGAAGGTAAAGGTCTTTAGAGTGCTTGCCATCATTAGCTTAGTTCCTTTGCTTGTCACCACTAATCTTCCGGTGACGCCATTGTGGATTGTGCTGTTGAATTCCACCACATTCTTTATCTTAATTTCTGGACGAATGATTCCGGCAATGGCAATGGTAAGCCAAGTGGTTGAAAGCAAAATTCGTGGAACCTTTATGAGTCTGATTGGTTCAGTGCAGATGTTGGCATCCGGAATTGCTTCGGTAGTTGCTGGTATGGTAGTGACGATTAATGCGGATGGCATGATGCAACACTACAACCTGGTTGGTTATGGGGCTGCAGTATGTGGCCTACTTACTTTTTGGCTGGTAGGATATATTCACGCAGATGCAAAAAAGCATTTAGAAAAGACTTGA
- a CDS encoding malate synthase G translates to MTARTTCNSLQVATPLYRFIEDKVLPGTGIKSADFWKGFDEIVKDLSPKNEALLAKRDRLQLDLDKWHQANPGPIKDMPAYRKFLKEIGYLDDVPGKVVGTTQNVDDELALQAGPQLVVPVLNARYALNAANARWGSLYDALYGTDVLSEEDGATKAGAYNPIRGAKVVAYARNFLDQSAPLAKGSHKDSVAYTVDGNQLAVKLKDGSMTGLADEKQFVGYQGDATAPSAILLRNNGIHIDIEINKSKTIGASDPAGINDVVLEAALSTILDLEDSIAAVDGDDKVLAYENWLGILKGTLVEEVKKGDKTITRALNPDRKYTAGIGAVNAKDGVVTLHGRSLLFLRNVGHLMTNPAIITGEGKEIYEGILDAVVTVLIALYDINRPATQAIGNTRKGSVYIVKPKMHSPEEVAFAGELFGRVEKLLGLPADTVKLGIMDEERRMSANIKAAIAAAGARVAFINTGFLDRTGDEMHTAMYAGPMMRKGDMKASKWLSAYERRNVFAGLDCGLRGRAQIGKGMWAMPDLMKAMVEQKIVHPKAGANTAWVPSPTAATLHALHYHQVNVADLQKEMEKLDTAAEAEALINDLLTIPVVEKANWSKEEIQQELENNCQGILGYVVRWIDQGVGCSKVPDIHNVGLMEDRATLRISSQHIANWLLNGIVTADQVNETLQRMAKVVDGQNAGDALYKPMMPNYKDSYAYKAASDLIFKGLEQPNGYTEPLLHAWRLEVKKAGAK, encoded by the coding sequence ATGACTGCACGTACCACTTGCAATAGCCTTCAAGTAGCAACTCCTCTTTACCGCTTTATCGAAGACAAGGTTCTTCCAGGTACCGGTATTAAGAGCGCTGACTTTTGGAAGGGCTTTGATGAAATCGTCAAGGACTTAAGTCCAAAAAATGAAGCCTTACTTGCCAAGCGTGATCGTCTTCAATTGGATTTGGATAAATGGCACCAAGCTAATCCAGGCCCAATTAAAGATATGCCTGCTTATCGCAAATTCTTAAAAGAAATTGGCTACTTGGATGATGTCCCAGGAAAAGTAGTTGGCACAACGCAGAATGTCGATGATGAGTTGGCGCTGCAAGCTGGCCCACAGTTGGTAGTTCCAGTTCTTAATGCACGCTATGCATTAAATGCAGCCAATGCGCGTTGGGGATCTTTGTATGATGCTCTCTACGGTACAGACGTTCTCTCTGAAGAAGATGGCGCTACCAAAGCGGGAGCTTATAACCCGATTCGTGGTGCAAAGGTAGTAGCTTATGCACGTAACTTCTTGGATCAATCTGCTCCATTGGCTAAAGGCTCACATAAAGATTCAGTGGCTTATACAGTTGATGGCAACCAATTGGCCGTTAAGCTCAAAGATGGCAGTATGACTGGCTTAGCTGATGAGAAGCAGTTTGTGGGCTACCAAGGCGATGCTACTGCACCAAGCGCTATCTTGTTACGTAACAACGGCATCCATATCGATATCGAAATTAACAAGAGCAAGACTATTGGCGCTAGCGATCCTGCTGGCATCAATGATGTCGTATTAGAGGCTGCACTTTCTACCATTTTGGACTTGGAAGACTCTATTGCTGCAGTGGATGGCGATGATAAGGTGCTTGCCTATGAAAACTGGCTGGGTATCTTGAAGGGCACTTTAGTTGAGGAAGTAAAAAAAGGTGACAAGACAATTACGCGCGCACTTAATCCAGATCGCAAGTACACAGCGGGTATCGGTGCGGTGAATGCTAAGGATGGCGTAGTGACTTTGCACGGTCGCTCACTCCTATTCCTTCGTAACGTTGGTCATTTGATGACTAACCCAGCCATCATTACTGGTGAAGGCAAAGAGATCTACGAGGGTATCTTGGATGCAGTAGTCACCGTATTGATTGCCCTATATGACATCAATCGTCCAGCGACTCAGGCTATCGGTAATACACGCAAAGGCTCTGTTTACATCGTCAAGCCAAAAATGCACAGTCCTGAAGAAGTTGCTTTTGCAGGTGAGCTCTTTGGTCGCGTTGAAAAATTACTCGGCTTGCCAGCAGATACAGTCAAGCTCGGTATCATGGACGAAGAGCGTCGTATGAGTGCCAATATCAAAGCAGCAATTGCTGCTGCTGGTGCACGTGTTGCGTTTATTAATACTGGCTTCCTGGACCGCACTGGCGATGAAATGCACACAGCAATGTATGCAGGTCCTATGATGCGCAAAGGTGATATGAAAGCCAGTAAATGGTTGTCTGCTTATGAGCGTCGTAACGTATTTGCGGGTTTAGATTGCGGCTTGCGTGGTCGCGCTCAAATCGGCAAGGGTATGTGGGCAATGCCAGACTTGATGAAGGCAATGGTTGAGCAGAAGATCGTACATCCTAAAGCGGGTGCAAATACTGCATGGGTACCTTCTCCAACAGCTGCTACCTTGCACGCATTGCACTATCACCAGGTGAACGTAGCTGATCTCCAAAAAGAAATGGAAAAGCTCGATACTGCCGCTGAAGCAGAAGCGCTGATCAATGACTTATTAACGATTCCGGTAGTTGAGAAGGCGAATTGGTCTAAAGAAGAGATTCAGCAGGAGTTAGAAAATAACTGCCAAGGTATCTTGGGTTATGTAGTGCGTTGGATTGATCAAGGTGTTGGTTGCTCCAAGGTTCCTGATATTCATAATGTAGGCCTGATGGAAGACCGCGCTACTTTACGTATCTCCAGTCAACATATTGCGAACTGGTTGCTAAACGGTATCGTTACAGCCGATCAAGTGAATGAAACATTGCAACGTATGGCCAAGGTAGTTGATGGCCAGAATGCTGGCGATGCTTTGTACAAGCCAATGATGCCGAACTATAAAGATTCCTATGCTTATAAAGCCGCTAGTGATTTGATCTTTAAAGGCCTTGAGCAGCCGAACGGCTACACCGAGCCACTGCTGCACGCTTGGCGTTTGGAAGTGAAGAAAGCTGGCGCTAAGTAA
- a CDS encoding dienelactone hydrolase family protein, whose protein sequence is MIQFKRPDGNSVEGYLVEPADKANAPGVVVIQEWWGLDDEVKSVADRLAKAGYRALVPDLYRGKLALEANEAEHLMNGLNFGDAATQDIRGAVQYLKATGSQKVAVTGFCMGGALTVLSACNVPELDGTIVWYGYPPLEYVDAAAIQKPMLAHWALHDEFFSITGVDQLEEKLKQAGASYEFYRYDTKHAFANPKSAVRGLPPLEYNAEAATLAWDRTLEFLKKNLA, encoded by the coding sequence ATGATTCAGTTTAAAAGACCCGACGGTAACTCTGTTGAAGGCTACTTGGTAGAGCCTGCAGATAAAGCCAATGCTCCGGGCGTTGTGGTCATTCAGGAGTGGTGGGGCTTGGATGATGAGGTGAAGTCAGTGGCAGATCGTTTGGCAAAAGCCGGCTATCGTGCTCTAGTCCCCGATCTCTATCGCGGTAAGTTAGCCCTTGAAGCAAACGAGGCCGAGCATTTAATGAATGGCTTGAACTTTGGCGATGCTGCTACTCAAGATATTCGTGGCGCAGTTCAATATTTAAAAGCGACTGGTAGTCAGAAGGTTGCTGTTACTGGATTTTGTATGGGCGGTGCCCTGACGGTACTTTCCGCCTGTAATGTTCCTGAGCTTGATGGCACGATTGTTTGGTACGGCTATCCTCCTTTGGAATATGTAGATGCTGCAGCTATTCAGAAGCCGATGTTGGCACACTGGGCTTTGCATGATGAGTTCTTTTCCATTACAGGCGTTGATCAGCTAGAGGAGAAGTTAAAACAAGCTGGCGCTAGCTATGAATTTTATCGCTACGATACTAAGCATGCTTTTGCTAATCCAAAGTCGGCTGTCCGTGGCTTGCCACCTTTAGAATACAACGCCGAGGCAGCGACATTGGCTTGGGATAGAACCCTAGAATTCTTGAAAAAGAATTTAGCTTAA
- a CDS encoding ATP phosphoribosyltransferase regulatory subunit, with amino-acid sequence MNRWLLPEDIADVLPAEARKVEALRRAILDLYQSYGYELVAPPILEFLDSLLTGTGSDLNLQTFKLVDQMSGRTLGLRADITPQVARIDAHLLNRAGVTRLCYAGSVAHARTPVGSSAREDLQLGAEMYGCATWEADFEAITLLLKTLSIAGLDKVYLDLSHAGILTGILADQVLDKETTETLYGLLQTKDRPRLSQWAACLPVTTAEALMALTELNGPCAQVLAKAKKVLPKHAAIDLALADLERLVAAVTASSGLELSIDLADLRGYQYHSGVMFAAYVEKLPQPIARGGRYDHVGQAFGRSRPATGFSLDLLTLANLSSLKVRKLAIVAPWLEDTALNKTIAALRDSGEVVIQVMAGEKVEATEYECDRELVKQGSSWEVKKK; translated from the coding sequence ATGAATCGTTGGTTACTTCCTGAAGATATTGCAGATGTTTTGCCAGCCGAGGCTCGTAAGGTGGAGGCTTTGCGTCGCGCCATCTTGGATCTCTATCAGTCTTATGGTTATGAGCTAGTTGCCCCTCCTATTTTGGAGTTCTTAGACTCCCTATTGACTGGTACTGGTTCAGATCTCAATCTTCAAACTTTTAAGTTGGTAGATCAGATGTCAGGACGCACGCTAGGTTTGCGTGCCGATATTACTCCGCAAGTGGCGCGCATCGATGCGCACTTACTGAATCGTGCCGGCGTTACCCGTCTTTGTTATGCCGGATCTGTTGCGCACGCCCGCACGCCCGTCGGCAGTTCTGCCCGTGAAGATTTGCAACTGGGCGCAGAGATGTATGGTTGCGCTACTTGGGAAGCAGATTTTGAGGCAATTACCTTGCTCCTCAAAACACTCTCGATTGCTGGCCTTGACAAGGTCTATCTCGATTTATCGCACGCCGGGATCTTGACTGGCATCTTAGCTGACCAGGTCTTGGATAAAGAGACGACTGAGACTTTATATGGCTTGCTGCAGACTAAAGATCGTCCGCGCCTTAGTCAGTGGGCTGCATGCTTACCAGTCACAACAGCCGAAGCGCTGATGGCACTCACTGAGCTCAATGGGCCTTGTGCGCAAGTACTTGCAAAAGCAAAGAAAGTACTGCCTAAACATGCTGCCATCGATCTGGCATTAGCAGATCTCGAGCGTTTAGTTGCCGCAGTTACTGCATCCAGTGGCCTAGAACTGAGTATTGATTTAGCAGACTTACGTGGCTATCAATATCACAGCGGCGTAATGTTTGCTGCCTATGTAGAAAAGTTACCGCAACCAATTGCTAGAGGTGGACGTTATGACCATGTAGGTCAGGCCTTTGGCCGTTCACGTCCTGCTACCGGATTCTCACTAGATCTGTTAACTCTGGCTAATCTCTCATCATTGAAAGTACGCAAGTTGGCAATCGTAGCGCCTTGGCTTGAAGATACGGCCTTGAATAAAACAATTGCAGCTTTACGAGATTCCGGTGAAGTGGTCATTCAGGTGATGGCTGGAGAAAAAGTTGAAGCTACCGAATATGAATGTGATCGAGAGCTGGTAAAGCAGGGCAGTTCCTGGGAAGTAAAGAAAAAATAA
- a CDS encoding adenylosuccinate synthase, which produces MSSKQQAKGRNVVVIGTQWGDEGKGKVVDWLTDHAKAVVRFQGGHNAGHTLIIGDKKTILRLIPSGIMHKEVICYIGNGVVLSPEALFKEIGELEAAGLDVQSRLKISEATTLILPYHVAIDHAREKKRGEAKIGTTGRGIGPAYEDKVARRALRVQDLFYPEKFAEQLRENLEYHNFMLTNYYGAEPVNYEKTLAEAMSYAERIKPMVVDVSSALYAAEQAGQNLLFEGAQGTLLDIDHGTYPYVTSSNCVAGNAAAGSGVGPDSLQYILGITKAYCTRVGAGPFPSELYDHDNPAKQDPIGIRLAEVGKEFGSVTGRPRRTGWLDAAALKRSIQINGLSGLCITKLDVLDGLETIRLCVGYNLDSKKLDVLPRGAESVARCEPIYEDFPGWRGTTFGIREWGKLPSEAQNFLRRIEEVAGKPIAMVSTGPERDETILLQHPFQD; this is translated from the coding sequence ATGTCTTCAAAGCAGCAAGCTAAAGGTCGTAACGTAGTTGTCATTGGCACCCAGTGGGGTGATGAGGGCAAGGGTAAAGTGGTCGACTGGTTAACGGACCATGCAAAAGCGGTAGTTCGCTTTCAGGGCGGTCACAATGCGGGCCACACACTCATCATTGGCGATAAGAAGACTATTCTGCGCTTGATCCCATCTGGAATCATGCATAAGGAAGTGATCTGCTATATCGGCAACGGTGTAGTTCTATCACCAGAAGCGCTCTTTAAAGAAATTGGCGAACTCGAAGCTGCTGGCTTGGATGTTCAATCCCGCTTGAAGATTTCTGAAGCTACTACATTGATCCTGCCTTATCACGTTGCAATTGATCATGCCCGTGAGAAGAAGCGTGGTGAAGCGAAGATTGGTACAACTGGTCGCGGTATTGGACCAGCATACGAAGATAAAGTGGCGCGTCGTGCACTGCGCGTACAAGATTTATTCTACCCAGAGAAGTTTGCCGAGCAATTGCGTGAGAACTTGGAGTATCACAACTTCATGCTCACTAATTACTACGGTGCTGAGCCTGTAAATTATGAAAAGACTCTTGCCGAAGCAATGTCTTATGCAGAGCGCATCAAACCAATGGTGGTGGATGTTTCTAGCGCACTCTATGCCGCTGAGCAAGCGGGACAAAACCTCTTGTTTGAAGGTGCACAGGGCACTCTATTAGATATCGATCATGGCACCTATCCCTATGTCACTTCCAGCAACTGTGTGGCAGGTAATGCCGCTGCTGGTTCTGGCGTTGGTCCAGATTCTTTGCAGTACATCCTGGGTATCACCAAAGCCTATTGCACGCGTGTTGGTGCCGGCCCATTCCCAAGTGAACTCTATGATCATGACAATCCAGCGAAGCAAGATCCAATTGGTATTCGCTTGGCTGAAGTCGGCAAGGAGTTTGGTTCTGTAACGGGTCGTCCACGCCGCACTGGTTGGTTGGATGCCGCTGCATTGAAGCGCTCTATTCAGATTAATGGACTTTCTGGATTGTGTATCACTAAATTAGATGTTCTTGATGGTTTAGAGACGATTCGCTTGTGTGTTGGCTACAACTTAGATAGTAAAAAACTCGATGTGTTACCACGTGGCGCTGAATCTGTTGCTCGTTGCGAACCAATTTACGAAGATTTTCCGGGCTGGAGGGGTACAACCTTCGGTATTCGGGAGTGGGGCAAGCTTCCAAGCGAGGCCCAAAACTTCCTACGTCGCATCGAGGAAGTAGCTGGAAAACCGATTGCGATGGTTTCTACAGGCCCAGAACGCGATGAGACCATCTTGCTGCAGCATCCTTTCCAGGATTGA
- the hflC gene encoding protease modulator HflC, with product MNANRLIAAGIAFIAVIYVLSSSIFIVDQRKFAVVFSFGQIVRVIEEPGLRVKLPAPFESVRFFDRRILTIDNPEAERFITAEKKNLLVDSYVKWRIVDPRKFFISFKGDERLAQDRLTQLVRSALNEEFTKRTVRELISDQREEVMQGIRKKVADDAADIGVEIVDVRLKRVDLLAEISDSVYRRMEAERKRVANELRSMGAAESDKIRANAERQRDTILAEAYRDAQKIKGAGDAKATALYAEAFGRDPQFAQFYQSLEAYRSSFKDKKDIMVVEPNGEFFKFLHKK from the coding sequence ATGAATGCAAATCGTTTGATTGCTGCTGGCATTGCGTTCATTGCTGTGATCTATGTGCTGTCATCTAGCATTTTTATTGTTGATCAACGGAAATTTGCAGTTGTTTTTTCTTTTGGTCAGATCGTGCGCGTGATTGAAGAGCCTGGCTTGCGTGTGAAACTGCCGGCCCCATTTGAAAGTGTGCGTTTCTTTGATCGCCGCATTCTGACAATTGACAATCCAGAGGCAGAGCGCTTTATCACTGCAGAGAAGAAGAATCTCCTGGTGGATTCTTATGTGAAATGGCGCATTGTGGATCCCCGAAAGTTTTTTATTAGCTTTAAGGGTGACGAGCGCTTAGCTCAAGACCGCCTCACGCAATTAGTTCGCTCTGCCCTTAATGAAGAGTTTACAAAGCGTACTGTCCGCGAGTTGATTTCGGATCAGCGCGAAGAAGTCATGCAGGGCATTCGCAAAAAAGTGGCTGATGATGCGGCGGATATTGGTGTTGAAATTGTTGACGTACGCTTAAAGCGCGTAGATCTCTTAGCTGAAATCAGCGACTCAGTTTATCGCCGTATGGAGGCAGAGCGTAAGCGTGTCGCAAATGAATTGCGCTCAATGGGGGCAGCTGAATCCGACAAGATTCGTGCCAATGCTGAACGTCAGCGCGATACGATTTTGGCTGAAGCTTATCGAGATGCTCAAAAGATTAAAGGTGCGGGAGATGCCAAGGCAACCGCTCTCTATGCAGAAGCATTTGGACGCGATCCTCAATTTGCTCAGTTCTATCAAAGCTTGGAAGCCTACCGCAGTTCTTTCAAGGATAAGAAGGACATTATGGTTGTTGAGCCCAATGGTGAGTTCTTTAAGTTTCTGCATAAAAAATAA